DNA sequence from the Nicotiana tomentosiformis chromosome 3, ASM39032v3, whole genome shotgun sequence genome:
TTGCATCAACCAAATTAAATAGTAGTCCATGTAAATTAATCTTATgtcaacacttacttaagaaagggttgaacttacgaacaatttagcaacacatgatttgaagctgatttgtactccatactacTTCGACCTCTTTTTGTTCGATCTTTAGAACCTCgacctggttgattgaatatggacattggtggatataatagATCAATCTCAATCACGGCATTGTACCAATTTGGCCTATGTAtagcacatggcacatgactgtcgaagtagtaagaacaaaaatgggcagttttctttgcaagataggcttcgcatatggatccttcaatcctattcctctgtTTAACAAATCATTTACACTTGCCGATAGTACTGCACATTGTCATATTAGACGATAACGTTAAAGAAAATTATAAGAATAAATCAAGGTTTGATCATTACCTCTCGAATGGATACATCCACCTGCATTGAACCGGCCCTCCAAGTCGCGCATCGTGTACAAGGTGAATTGGAaagtgttccatcacatcaaagaaaccatatGAAAAAATCCTTTCCAGCTTATTACTGATTACAGGAATCTTCCGATTCATTTGAgataggttttcttcccttaatgtggtagaacataagtcttcgaagaacaaacttatctctgtgatgggtttccagatattTTCAGgaaaaccacaaaatgcaatagggattAAGGTTTCCATGAAAATATGACAGTCATGACCTTTCATATGAGTCAGCTTTCCTTCAACCATATCGACATGTTTTCCCAGGTTCGAAGCATAGCCCTCGGGCATCTTTAGGTTTGCAACCCACTCACAAATCTGTCCTCTttgttccaaagtgaatgtgtagctggacttgggcttgaacaccttaccattgttcgtAGATTGCAAATGTAATTCAGGccacctgcaatattcttgtaagtccagtttagccttcgggttatcttgtcttattcttatcatccatcactgtgttgaacaaattgtcaaaatagtttttctcaatatgcatggaatcaagattgtgtcggagaagattatccttccaatatagCAACTTCCAAAATATGCTCTGTTTTGTCcagttatgagtaacaccatatccaggaaatctagaaggtggggcctcggtaactttagtgaagttctgaaccctctcccaaatttcctcaccggaCAAAATTGGAGGTCGCAAATCATGTTCAActgtattctttttgaatgcgttCTTCATCCTACTGAACTCATGATCAATTGGCAAGAACTGacgatgacaatcaaaccatgactgTTTTTGGCCATGTcttaaagtgaacgctttaccatttttcatgaagtaaggacatgctaactttctagcagtcatccacccagacaacattccatatgcaggaaaatcattaatggtcCACATTAAGTTAGTACGCAAACCCAACCGAACATTCCTCGGTTCACTAGcataatctggatatgtcctatcaaaatgcttccaagCTTCCCCATCTGAAGAATGACACATAACACCGAGCGAccttctattttcatagtgccatctcatatgatgAGCGGAACTCATTGATGTGTACAACctctttaatctaggaataaTAGATAAATAATGCATCGACTTCACAGCAACATTCTTCCCGCTGGAAACCCGCTTAAAACgaggtttttcacaaaatttacatCTTTCTAAATCTGTATCACccttataatataacatgcaaccatctttacaacaatcgattctcatagatgagagtcctaacttagaaactaATCTTTTAGCCTTATAAAAATTTTCAGGTTTGTTGAAAGTTGGGACAACTAGTTTACTTAGTGGACGACTAgcggcctctaactgttcataaaaatattttgcctcttcgttaggagtttgttcaacactttcatgggttTCAAAACTGAAGTGCATCctaaaagcatccgcaaccattgcATGGTATCTATGATGTTGAAcgctattctccaccgacctactactttcaccaataactacgttatgaaatacaccatcagttccatcaacctctccatgactagtccacacaaaataattatctaTAAACCTCTTTCTATAAAGATGAGTCGTAACATCCTCCGAACCCAAAAAATTCAAACACTTGCACTTCGtacaaggacacctaatcatcCCACTAATCCGAAAcggttcaagtgacattgcatgcctaataaattccttaaccccttctataaattcctccctaaaaaaccgacgattaggataatttctattatacatccaactacgatattccatctacataaagaacaaataaattatatttatattaatcataattcaaattaatttatagaattaagttacataataaactttagttacaaagTACAACATAGTCAAACACTAGAATATTGAATTAGTTAAATcattcaattagactaactcacttactattaatcataattaataaaCCCTAAATCATTATTTAATGTGCCCTAAAAGTCCAACCACGACATTCcatctacataaagaacaaataaattacatgttatattaatcataattaaaattaatttatagaattaagttacaAAACAAACTTTAGTTACAAAGTACAACATAGTCAAATACTAGAATATTGAATTAGTTAAGccattcaattagactaactTACTTactatttattataattaataaACCCTAAATCATAATTTAATGTGCCCTAAAAgtccaactacgatattccatctacataaagaacaaataaattacatgttatattaatcatagttcaaattaatttatagaattaaattatataataaactttagttacaaaaTCCCAAAAATCCCAAATTATAAACCCTAGTTTATAAAATTAAAAGAAtttaaataactaaaattaatAAATGTAGATAACTAACCTTCAGAGAGAGGAGAGGGGTATGATTTTGGGAGTGGCGCGGCAATGGCGGAGGAGCAGTGGTGGCACGACAATGGTGGCGGAGGAGCAGTGGTGGTGCGGGAGAGACGaagtgggggggggaggggtgatTTTGGGTGAGAAGGTAGTGGTGAGGTGATTTGGAAAGGGTTTACGGATGTGGAAGAAAGAGTAAAGAGAAAAATGGGGAAGAAACCCGTCTCTGGCACCCTAAAttatattaatcataattcaaattaatttatagaattaagaTAATACACTTTAGTTACAAAGTACAACATAGTCAAACACTAGAATATTGAATTAGTTAAGCCATTAAATTAGACTAACTCACTTACTATTAATCGTAATTAATAAATCCTAAATCATAATTTAATGTGCCCTAAAAGTCCAACTACGACATTCcatctacataaagaacaaataaattacatgttacattaatcataattcaaattaatttatagaattaagttacataataaactttagttacaaaaTTTCAAAATCCCAAAAATCCCAAATTGTAAACCATAATTTAtacaattgaaagaatttaaataACTAGAATTAACAAATGTATATAACTAACCTTCAAAGAGAGGAGAGGGGCATGATTTTGGGAGTGGCGCGGCAGTGGCGGAGGAGCAGTTGTGGCGCGGGAGAGACGAAGTGAGGGGGTTTGATTTTGGGTGAGAAAGGAGTGGTGAGGTGATTTGGGTGGGATTTGGGAAGGGTTTACGGATGtggaagaaagagagagagaaagagtaaAGAGAAATAGGGGAAGAAACCCATCTCTGGCACCCTAAATTAAAATATTCCAACCGACTTTGATCGAAAAATTCGGTCAGTATATTTAAGTTAGTGTTTGACCATTTGACCACACGTTTTCGAATGAAATCGGTCGGtatttcaattttaattttttttaaaattaatttaattgaaataccgatcgaagtcggtcggtttttgtcaatttataatatttaatatatatatatatatatatatatatatatatatatatatatatatatatatatatatatatatatatatatatatatatgtgtgtgtgtgtgtgtgtgtgtgtgtgtgtgtgtgtgtgtgtgtaccgCCTCATGTTTTACTTTTGTTTCGTGAATTTAGGATGTAAAATGTGTTGATTTATATTAATTTGagatatttttatgtgtaggaatgatCCGGGAGCAATTGGGGGCGAATggtgcgagattagagccaaaacggacgaaaaaacaaaaaaaaaaggaatttccAGCGCCACACCTGTGGCGCCAGAAGCAGTATACTCCAATTTGCCAGCGCCAGGGACAGCGCCTAGCGCTGGGCTGGGCGCTGGTGGCGTGAATCATGTCCAATCTTGcttgggacaaggttatttcggctcTAGACTTACCCAACACGTATACAAGTAAGACTAAGCTTATTTTTAGAGGGGAGGCGCCACTTTGAAGGGATAATACACACGAGAAACATCCGGGAGCGAAGAGATCTCAATTTTCTTCATCTTTccttagtattttcaattatccaacacttatgaaattgtttgctattatcatgagtggctaaaaatccatagttctggggttgtgatttagccatgaatattgttgtcacgacccaaaatccgttaaaggtcgtgatagcgccggacaccactgtcaggcaagccaacactaaatagttaataaaattctcatttttatatttttgaaatcgtaaattttcttcaattaaataataaatggtgaaattcacagagtaaataataatgttttccaatttataatattgaacatcccataatcatcccagaacccggtgtcacaagtgcatgagccttttctaaaaacttaaaagaaaatacaataactgtccggaatacaactttgacaggaaagaaaatacaatactctgaaggagactctgctagctgcggtgcgtcgtatagaatgcagctcacctaaatccccgccataatcgcgcctttgcgcccacaaggccgctaaacatatgtgtacctgcacaaaatgtgcagcaagtattgtatgagtacgtaaatcaacgcgtacccaataagtatccacccctaaccccgaagaagtagtgacgagggatcgacttcgacacttactatgggctataaatggggtaccaatgatataattaagtatggattatatgaacggttgcaagctctatattttgaagtaagtaagcagttctttcatatttaagaaatctccaaatttatctcccattatttaataatttaactcaggccgaggaggcaatatcattatttataaccTTCAAGgaaagcaatacaagcatgcgcaaatcatgccgaggttgtacggcctgatccacaaatatttaaattatgcactaccagagggtcgaatggcgcgaaccatagatgcatctatttactaccgaggcactcggcccgatccacaaataacaattattttcaagaaaacacaagtttctcatttacagtcaaatatctcatacaaaccttcaagtaagtgaatttaaccttatacaattatTTTaccaatttctatcatgactaagtgattatattagcaagtaggggcacaaaccttccaagtatagcatgatacgggtcctaaactacccggacaatagcataatagtagctacgtacggactctcatcacctcgtacgtacgtagcccccacaattaggtacaaatatttatttaattcacctatggggttaattccctcttacaaggttagaaaggagacttaccttgctccgaaattttataaccggctcccaagccattcaatAAACTCAAATCTATGCCCAACgcttcaaaactagtcaataagtaagcaaatccataaatatatactctaatactcattataatcctatttataacaattcccaactccgttcgaaaagtggataaaatcaccctcaggcccacgtgcccggatttcaaaaattttcgaagataattattacccatagccttatgaactcaaatatatgatttattcccaattccatgcccaaaattcgtggcaaaaatccaaaataccaagttctaggtctttcttcaaaatctcaaatttatactagttttcatatctaaattcgtatataaaccttgtatttagttTGCAATAgttgggaatcacttaccttgatgtagatgatgaagatggagttccaaaatcgctccaataccggctcccatggaggaaatgaagtgcaaatgagccaaaacctcgattttaaaagaacactgcccCAGGTCTTtccccttcacgatcgcgaaatccactcgcgatcgcgaatgCCAATCAATCAGCTGCCTAAGAGAtttcctttcgcgaacgcgatgcctagAGCGCGATCGCATTACTCATCCCCCTTccactttcgcgatcgcgaacacctctatgcgatcgcatagaacaatctTCACCAAACGGGCCAGCCGCATTAACACAGTGTGTTCGCTATAGCCCCGACGCGAACGCGAATAACCTCCCACTCgaccctccgcgaacgcgaaccATTATACGCGATCGCATCGAGTAAAAATCCCACCAGTCCACTtaacctttcgcgatcgcggccctttcttcgcgatcgcgtaaaaagaaaccagatgcccagaaaccagcaattcctCAAAGTCCAAAATCCGTCCGAACTTGATTCgagacacacccgaggccctcggtacctcaaccacTTATGCCAACATGTTCCAAAatatattacgaacttagtcgatccttcaaatcatatcaaataacatcgaaataatgaatcgcaccccaattcaaacttaatgaactttgaaacttcaacttctacaatcgatgacgaaacctatcaaatcacgtccgattgtcctcaaattttgcacacaagtcacatttgactccaacttccggaatcggattcggaccccgatatcaaaaactccACTTCCGgtaaaacttctcaaaaaccttcaaatttctagctttagccaaataaCTCCAAAATGACCTCCGGACCTTCGAATCAACTTCCGGTCGCGCTCCCattaccagaatcaccatacgaaactatttccaggctcggaataccaacggacattgataacatttaaatgcactttaacccaaatttatgaaatttttccaaaatgccaacttccacaataggcgccgaaacgctcccgggtcatccaaaacccgatccggacgtacgcccaaattcgaattcatcatacaaacctgttgaaaccttcaaatcccgattccgagatcgttgactcaaaaatccaaccttagtcaattcttccaacttaaagcttctgaaatgagaattttcttttcaaatcaactctgaacttccgaaatttcaattccgaccatgcgtacaagtcataatacctgaagtgaagttgctcatggcctcaaactactgaacgacgtgctagagctcaaaacgatatgtcgggtcgttacaattattgTTTAACattgacttaaccttgattataATTCACTAATATATGGTCGTTTCTTCAATTTTGTGATTAATTACTTAATTGTCTGGCcagcagttaggttctatttactatctatgctttgcttgggaaagccatgtttagattagagaagaattgaagagagcatgatcttaactcttAGGAGGGGtagatttgtggttaggataggaatatacctagtcaccgtgcttaattaaatatcttaatcttaatgcgttcttgaTTTATTGATTCCATCGGAATATAAGCATTAATCtatcttgaataggcgagtagtaattcAGTAGAAACCTATGAGAGCAAttatcgattaattagcaaccatgagtgaattgtatgaaagagagagttaactagaacacaataggattggtgaatcgatcacaaccctggaatatttgtctctaatgaatacacaacaaccattttactgcttgataatttagttactatTTAGAAGTATAGTTTAATATAATCACATTCCTGAACTCGAATTTGGCTTGACTGAATAATaatcttggtgaatttagtgggtagttgatacaagtctctgtgggttcgacaatcgacttatcattttattacttgtacgaccacgtatacttgcatgtgcatttgggagcaataagtttttggcgctgttgccggggacttagaaattaactattttactagattaaatttttactttttatctatttaaaattttaattttagtttAGTGTAGTGTAGttagtattatatttttttatatggcATCTTTGAACGAAAAGTGGTGGGATAGTAAGTATTCTTGTTTttgtgatccttgtccatattgtaaaGGACCCCACTTGTGGtaatattgtaaaaatatttcCAGGACCGAGTTGTGTGCACCATCTAAATCCTGTACTATTTGTGGTGGAAATTGGAATAATTGTCCTAAGTATTGTTATCCTACTCCAATCCATTTTTATGTTGATTCTAATAATTCTTGTGAGTTTGACAAGAGTAACAAATTGGATGATGTGGAACATGATGTTCACATTCTTGATATGCACATGAAATTATTAGAGGAATATGGAGGTTTTCGTGAGAAAATTACAAATGGGAGGCTCAAGAGATCGACCAATTTGGCAAATCTATTCGCGACTTGGAGGCACAattgagtgcaaaggttgatgcgtgtaatgCCCAACAATTtagtgatgagttgtgtgaagttaAAAAAGATCTTCTAGGataaattgaggagctaaaatgagaataccaatcattagaccatgcTTTTGTTGATGATGCTGAGGTTGAGGAAGTATATATTATTGAGGATGTCAAAAACAATGCAGTTTTggagttggggcgtgttggtcctcattctaatcATTTTTCTACATTATGTTTGGATGGAGACATGGAGATCGAGCCTTTGGAGAGATGTATAGATGAAAAACAAGACCCTTATATTCTAAAATTTGCAATACCAAAGAGACAAAATGACATCCCTcacttaaaggccaagaagtgcaagatgcgATACCTATTGCTTGGTTCCTTTATTTTTACACCACCGCCCCATGAACGTGATAGAAAAACTGATGCAAAATTGGGGACGCAATTCATATCCTCAAAGTGGAAGGAAAAGTGGTAAAAGTGatggcgtcgtgccgcgacgttaaatcaagcgcttgttgggaggcaacccaattctattttttttgtttattttttttttattgtgtttttctttttgtagtgttgtttttgtattttgtagGAGTAGGTGCATGGAATCTCTTAAACGTTGgaggatggagtctcccaaacctctctaatctcttatgttcctcgtcattcataataggacccacatgggcctgagcaactgcaatcggctggactggtagtgcccccggtatctgaagtccctcaGTACCTGCTTTGGAGTACGGACGacagggtatgagtacctccccctgcctgaggagtggctggtgcggcctaagccgaaacaacctgagcaaggctagtgcaaacagtcaatatgtgggctaaagcctcctgaagacctagaatcacaataggaatagctggtgcctgagctggccctgccgactcaactatatctggaacttgctcctgagctggagcaactggtggttctaCCGGTGCTGCTCTAACTGTTATACGAGCTACACCTATACCTCTAccacggccctaactggtggcactggtggctgaccgtctgatccggtagtacgtgtcctcacgatctgtgagagaatagaataacaaaaatttagtttccggaatcaacaaattcgcacgacagaatacaagaaagtaaaattttcctaaaggttcggcagcctctcgaagataagtacagacgtctccataccgatccgcaagactctactaaacctgctcatgactcgagagacttatgtaacctaggctctgataccaacttgtcacgacccaaaatccgcatgtcatgatggcgcctatctcaatactaggcaagtcgacaacctcaataagccacaactttttttatgtttgaaaacataatatttaaaattaatagaAAAACCCCACACATACTAATATAaatatactcccaaaacccggtgtcactgagtacatgggcatctaaatgataacattgTCTGACTAATACGAACATTGTCTGgaaatatagaatagtacaaataatcgaaaggaaagagagtcaaggtctgcggtcGTCaaacagctacctcgatagtctccaatagaTAATCTCCTAAAAACTAGCAATCGCCGTGTCCGGAAGTacgtggatctgcacacgaagtgcagagtgtagtatgagtacaaccgaccccatgtactcaataagtaacaagactaacctttggactgaaagtagtgacgagctccacaggtacagtccaatatagaaataatagtacagaaacttaggcatgctttcaagttcaatagttaaactcagttCCAATCAAATAGAtaaattctgaatgatatgaggaatatgacatctctatatctacatgccaatgtacatgctgtatgtgatgcacctctgTGAAAACCCTCGTGCActcacaatctcaaaatactcaatcactcattactgtatatggccaatccatcccagggaagatccatctcgtatatatacacatcaactaaCAATCAGTcaatcagtactgtataagg
Encoded proteins:
- the LOC138908035 gene encoding uncharacterized protein, with the translated sequence MSLEPFRISGMIRCPCTKCKCLNFLGSEDVTTHLYRKRFIDNYFVWTSHGEVDGTDGVFHNVVIGESSRSVENSVQHHRYHAMVADAFRMHFSFETHESVEQTPNEEAKYFYEQLEAASRPLSKLVVPTFNKPENFYKAKRLVSKLGLSSMRIDCCKDGCMLYYKGDTDLERCKFCEKPRFKRVSSGKNVAVKSMHYLSIIPRLKRLYTSMSSAHHMRWHYENRRSLGVMCHSSDGEAWKHFDRTYPDYASEPRNVRLGLRTNLMWTINDFPAYGMLSGWMTARKLACPYFMKNGKAFTLRHGQKQSWFDCHRQFLPIDHEFSRMKNAFKKNTVEHDLRPPILSGEEIWERVQNFTKVTEAPPSRFPGYGVTHNWTKQSIFWKLLYWKDNLLRHNLDSMHIEKNYFDNLWPELHLQSTNNGKVFKPKSSYTFTLEQRGQICEWVANLKMPEGYASNLGKHVDMVEGKLTHMKGHDCHIFMETLIPIAFCGFPENIWKPITEISLFFEDLCSTTLREENLSQMNRKIPVISNKLERIFSYGFFDVMEHFPIHLVHDARLGGPVQCRWMYPFESHVPCAIHRPNWYNAVIEIDLLYPPMSIFNQPGRGSKDRTKRGRSSMEYKSASNHVLLNCSDFVSKFGLDAVYSTFEAWLKECVNNSNNGVNQFLKDISWGPAPTVTTMSQYFVNGYKFHAEECSKYKKSNNSGVCVKGGEGNQDGENDYYGVIKEILELSYSGWPNKKIILF